In the genome of Sphingomonas naphthae, one region contains:
- a CDS encoding cation diffusion facilitator family transporter: MSSASADGNKRVLYAALAANLGIAIAKFVAAAVSGSSAMLTEGFHSIVDSLNQVLLLWGQKRSKRPPDDLHPLGYGRELYFWSFVVAILIFAIGAGLSIYEGVLHIIEPEHVDSVWLPYLVLAVSLALEGSSWALAVKEFAKTKGDVSWWTAIVRSKDPAAFVVLFEDSAAMAGLVIAGLGITASWLTGDPAWDGVASILIGIVLGGVAIVLARESKDLLIGERADPRLVEAVRASVDGLPEVTGVNEVVTIHMAPDAIFVAMSVDFEDRVSAGVVEKVIAEVEAKLKARWPAIATVYIKPQAKAAAGYAPMDMDPDRLGGG; the protein is encoded by the coding sequence ATGAGCAGCGCTAGCGCCGACGGCAACAAGCGCGTCCTCTATGCCGCGCTGGCCGCCAATCTGGGCATCGCCATCGCCAAATTCGTCGCGGCGGCGGTGTCGGGATCGTCGGCGATGCTGACCGAGGGCTTCCACTCGATCGTCGACAGCCTCAATCAGGTGCTGCTGCTGTGGGGCCAGAAACGCTCCAAGCGCCCGCCCGACGATCTCCACCCGCTCGGCTATGGCCGCGAACTCTATTTCTGGAGCTTCGTCGTCGCGATCCTGATCTTCGCGATCGGCGCGGGCCTCTCGATCTACGAGGGCGTGCTCCACATCATCGAGCCGGAGCATGTCGACAGCGTGTGGCTGCCCTATCTGGTGCTGGCGGTGTCGCTGGCGCTGGAGGGAAGCAGCTGGGCGCTGGCGGTGAAGGAATTCGCCAAGACCAAGGGCGACGTCAGCTGGTGGACGGCGATCGTGCGATCGAAGGATCCGGCCGCCTTCGTGGTGCTGTTCGAGGATTCGGCGGCCATGGCCGGGCTCGTCATCGCGGGATTGGGCATCACGGCGAGCTGGCTTACCGGCGATCCGGCGTGGGACGGGGTCGCATCGATCCTGATCGGCATCGTGCTGGGCGGCGTCGCGATCGTGCTGGCGCGCGAATCGAAGGATCTGCTGATCGGCGAGCGGGCCGACCCCCGGCTGGTCGAGGCGGTGCGCGCCTCGGTCGATGGCCTGCCCGAAGTGACGGGGGTGAACGAGGTCGTCACCATCCACATGGCGCCCGACGCCATCTTCGTGGCGATGAGCGTCGATTTCGAGGATCGCGTGTCGGCCGGCGTGGTCGAGAAGGTGATCGCCGAGGTGGAGGCGAAACTGAAAGCCCGCTGGCCCGCGATCGCGACGGTCTACATCAAGCCGCAGGCGAAGGCGGCGGCGGGCTATGCGCCGATGGACATGGACCCCGACCGGCTGGGCGGGGGCTGA
- a CDS encoding ArnT family glycosyltransferase, translated as MTASAMPPRRYSRATWAAAALLILLATFALRSIHFGNPVMHVDEDFYLLVGDRMLHWHQWPYVDIWDRKPVGIFVVYWLIRMLGGEGFLQYQIVATLFAAATAFCIARIATRFTTLGAGVWAGLIYVVALGLYGGEGGQTPVFYNLFTALAAMATMRAALDPAATPGLIRRQGAIAMAITGLAMQIKYNIMFEGIFFALLLLWKGWKTDPRLAPRLIDAILWAGLALLPTAVAFAVYAAAGHAEIFFYSNFVSILQRPKVDNAELLDRLWKIFRGIAILFVALGLAMWKGPWRGHDAIGAAHRFALMWVAAAIVGFLIFGTYYNHYILPVLLPLAIGAAPAFSIRRKDFAWGALFAFLILAVGLVAYNVRAFKRQERSGNAAYIRPIARIIKAHLGKGCLYVHDGESILYYLTGSCIPTVWAFPNHLNTEVEAPAIGVDPAAEVARTFATKPTVVATTINRVWDVNTASRAVADRALARDYRLIYTAPIDEELRAIYVRRPGR; from the coding sequence GTGACGGCGAGCGCGATGCCGCCCCGCCGATACAGTCGCGCGACCTGGGCCGCGGCGGCGCTGCTGATCCTGCTGGCGACCTTCGCGCTCCGCTCGATCCACTTCGGCAATCCGGTGATGCACGTCGACGAGGATTTCTATCTCCTCGTCGGCGATCGGATGCTCCACTGGCACCAATGGCCCTATGTCGACATCTGGGATCGCAAGCCGGTCGGCATCTTCGTCGTCTACTGGCTGATCCGCATGCTGGGGGGCGAGGGCTTCCTGCAATATCAGATCGTCGCGACGCTCTTCGCGGCCGCCACCGCTTTCTGCATCGCCCGCATCGCCACGCGCTTCACCACGCTGGGCGCGGGCGTGTGGGCGGGGCTGATCTATGTCGTCGCGCTCGGCCTATATGGCGGCGAGGGCGGACAGACGCCGGTCTTCTACAATCTGTTCACCGCGCTGGCGGCGATGGCGACGATGCGCGCCGCGCTCGATCCCGCCGCCACGCCCGGGCTGATCCGCCGCCAGGGGGCGATCGCGATGGCGATCACCGGCCTCGCCATGCAGATCAAATACAACATCATGTTCGAGGGCATCTTCTTCGCCCTGCTGCTGCTGTGGAAGGGCTGGAAGACCGATCCACGCCTCGCCCCGCGCCTGATCGACGCGATCCTGTGGGCCGGCCTCGCCCTGCTGCCCACCGCCGTCGCCTTCGCCGTCTATGCCGCCGCCGGCCACGCCGAAATCTTCTTCTACTCCAACTTCGTCTCGATCCTTCAGCGGCCCAAGGTCGACAATGCCGAGCTGCTAGACCGGCTCTGGAAGATATTCCGGGGCATCGCGATCCTGTTCGTGGCGCTGGGTCTGGCGATGTGGAAGGGGCCGTGGCGCGGCCATGACGCGATCGGCGCGGCGCATCGCTTCGCCCTGATGTGGGTGGCCGCCGCGATCGTCGGCTTCCTGATCTTCGGCACCTATTACAACCATTATATCCTGCCGGTGCTGCTGCCGCTGGCGATCGGCGCGGCGCCGGCCTTCTCGATCCGTCGCAAGGATTTCGCCTGGGGGGCGCTGTTCGCCTTTCTGATCCTCGCGGTCGGCCTCGTCGCCTACAATGTCCGCGCCTTCAAGCGGCAGGAGCGGTCGGGCAACGCCGCCTACATCCGGCCCATTGCCCGGATCATCAAGGCGCATCTCGGCAAGGGCTGCCTCTACGTCCACGACGGGGAGTCGATCCTCTATTATCTGACCGGATCGTGCATCCCGACCGTGTGGGCCTTCCCCAACCACCTCAATACCGAGGTGGAGGCGCCCGCGATCGGCGTCGATCCGGCGGCCGAGGTCGCCCGCACCTTCGCCACGAAGCCCACCGTCGTCGCGACGACGATCAACCGCGTGTGGGACGTCAACACCGCCTCGCGCGCCGTTGCCGATCGGGCGCTCGCCCGCGATTATCGCCTGATCTACACCGCCCCGATCGACGAGGAATTGCGCGCCATCTACGTCCGCCGCCCGGGCCGCTAG